A genomic stretch from Mauremys mutica isolate MM-2020 ecotype Southern unplaced genomic scaffold, ASM2049712v1 000147F_np12_subseq_1:194132_obj, whole genome shotgun sequence includes:
- the LOC123356982 gene encoding ankyrin repeat domain-containing protein 9-like has protein sequence MPWNVKWLNSYSSYNSQSQKQCKKSSFAFYQAVRDLLPVWLLEDIRTMEAFHWEEGGKVSTYSPSEALLYALVHNHQPYAQYLLNKFPQSALAIPSQNFSCCQSSAPHLAMAVRYNRTHILFRILKAIRGFPERERASYLDRRGCSRVEGSKTVLHVACELLRPECLLLVLGHGASPCLCDCNGNTPLDILLQQISQTPAVNMCTKLLLLDSLFLFMPQELQFSMKQQLLDNHQPWQDRLGENRFQWLAGLTPTSLFITAMRVLIRSIPPEQFPEALENLPLPQFLKPLGLKLKN, from the coding sequence ATGCCTTGGAACGTCAAATGGCTGAACAGCTACAGCAGCTACAATTCCCAGTCCCAAAAGCAATGTAAGAAATCCTCCTTCGCCTTTTACCAGGcagtgagggacctgctgcctgtGTGGCTTCTGGAGGACATAAGAACAATGGAGGCCTTTCACTGGGAGGAAGGCGGAAAGGTGAGCACCTATTCTCCCTCTGAGGCTCTTCTCTATGCCCTGGTGCACAATCACCAACCTTATGCTCAGTACCTACTGAATAAGTTTCCTCAGAGCGCCCTGGCCATACCCAGCCAAAACTTCAGCTGCTGCCAGTCATCAGCTCCTCACCTGGCCATGGCCGTTCGCTACAACCGGACCCACATCCTCTTCAGAATACTGAAAGCCATCAGAGgctttccagagagagagagagccagctACTTGGACCGCAGGGGATGCAGTCGCGTGGAAGGCAGCAAAACTGTCTTGCATGTGGCCTGTGAACTGTTGAGACCCGAATGTTTGCTTCTAGTGCTGGGTCATGGGGCATCCCCCTGCTTATGTGACTGCAATGGGAATACCCCTTTGGACATCTTGCTCCAGCAGATTTCTCAGACCCCAGCAGTTAACATGTGCACCAAGCTCCTCTTGCTAGACTCCCTTTTCCTCTTCATGCCTCAGGAACTCCAGTTTTCAATGAAACAGCAACTGCTGGACAATCACCAGCCCTGGCAGGATCGTTTGGGAGAGAACAGATTCCAGTGGCTGGCAGGTTTAACTCCTACATCTCTGTTCATCACGGCTATGCGTGTCTTAATCAGGAGCATTCCACCTGAACAATTCCCAGAGGCACTGGAAAATCTGCCTTTGCCACAGTTTCTGAAGCCTTTAGGCTTGAAATTGAAGAACTAG